One part of the Theropithecus gelada isolate Dixy chromosome 5, Tgel_1.0, whole genome shotgun sequence genome encodes these proteins:
- the TIFA gene encoding TRAF-interacting protein with FHA domain-containing protein A: MSSFEDADTEETVTCLQMTVYHPGQLQCGMFQSIRFFNREKLPSSEVVKFGRNSNICRYTFQDKQVSRVQFSLQLFKKFNSSVLSFEIKNMSKKTNLIVDSRELGYLNKMDLPYRCMVRFGEYQFLMEKEDGESLEFFETQFILSPRSLLEENNWPPHRPIPEYGTYSLCSSQSSSPTEMDENES, encoded by the coding sequence ATGAGCAGTTTTGAAGACGCTGACACAGAAGAGACAGTAACTTGTCTCCAGATGACGGTTTACCATCCTGGCCAGTTGCAATGTGGAATGTTTCAGTCAATAAGGTTTTTTAACAGAGAGAAACTCCCTTCCAGCGAAGTGGTGAAATTTGGCCGAAATTCCAACATCTGTCGTTATACTTTTCAGGACAAACAGGTTTCCCGAGTTCAGTTTTCTCTGCAGctgtttaaaaaattcaacagctcAGTTCTctcctttgaaataaaaaatatgagtaAAAAGACCAATCTGATCGTGGACAGTAGAGAGCTGGGCTACCTAAATAAAATGGACCTTCCGTACAGGTGCATGGTCAGATTCGGAGAGTATCAGTTTCTGATGGAGAAGGAAGATGGCGAGTCTTTGGAATTTTTTGAGACTCAATTTATTTTATCTCCAAGATCACTCTTGGAAGAAAACAACTGGCCACCACACAGGCCCATACCTGAGTATGGCACTTATTCGCTCTGCTCCTCCCAAAGCAGTTCTCCGACAGAAATGGATGAAAATGAGTCATGA